A genomic window from Cucumis melo cultivar AY chromosome 8, USDA_Cmelo_AY_1.0, whole genome shotgun sequence includes:
- the LOC103486162 gene encoding FT-interacting protein 3-like, whose product MMQKPPPEDFLLKETNPHLGGGKVTGDKLASTYDLVEQMYYLYVRVVKAKDLPGKDVTGSCDPYVEVKLGNYKGTTRHFEKKSNPEWNQVFAFSKDRIQASVLEVTVKDKDFVKDDFMGRVLFDLNEVPRRVPPDSPLAPQWYRLDDRKGDKVKGELMLAVWMGTQADEAFPEAWNSDAATVSGADGLANIRSKVYLSPKLWYLRVNIIEAQDLQPTDKGRYPEVFVKAILGNQALRTRISQSRTINPMWNEDLMFVAAEPFEEPLILSVEDRVAPNKDEVLGRCAIPLQYIDRRLDHRAVNTRWFNLEKHVVVVEGEKKKEIKFSSRIHMRICLEGGYHVLDESTHYSSDLRPTAKQLWKNSIGVLELGILNAQGLMPMKTKDGRGTTDAYCVAKYGQKWIRTRTIIDSFIPKWNEQYTWEVFDPCTVITIGVFDNCHLHGGDKGGGSKDARIGKVRIRLSTLETDRVYTHSYPLLVLHPNGVKKMGEIHLAVRFTCSSLLNMLHMYSHPLLPKMHYIHPLTVSQLDSLRHQATQIVSMRLSRAEPPLRKEVVEYMLDVGSHMWSMRRSKANFFRIMGVFSGLIAVGKWFDQICNWRNPITTVLIHILFIILVMYPELILPTIFLYLFLIGVWHYRWRPRHPPHMDTRLSHADSSHPDELDEEFDTFPTSRPADIVRMRYDRLRSIAGRIQTVVGDLATQGERLQSLLSWRDPRASALFVIFCLVSAIVLYVTPFQVVALLSGIYVLRHPRFRYKLPSVPLNFFRRLPARTDCML is encoded by the coding sequence ATGATGCAAAAGCCTCCACCAGAGGATTTCTTACTGAAAGAGACCAATCCCCACCTTGGTGGGGGGAAGGTCACTGGTGACAAACTAGCAAGCACCTATGACCTTGTGGAGCAAATGTATTACCTCTACGTTCGGGTCGTCAAAGCGAAGGATTTGCCAGGGAAAGATGTCACTGGTAGCTGCGATCCATATGTGGAGGTCAAGCTTGGAAACTACAAAGGTACGACTCGACATTTTGAGAAGAAGTCGAATCCTGAATGGAATCAGGTGTTTGCCTTTTCAAAGGATCGGATTCAGGCTTCAGTGCTTGAGGTGACTGTGAAGGATAAGGATTTTGTGAAGGACGATTTCATGGGGAGAGTTCTTTTTGACTTGAATGAGGTTCCAAGAAGGGTACCACCTGACAGTCCTTTGGCTCCACAATGGTATCGGTTGGATGATCGGAAAGGGGACAAGGTGAAAGGAGAGCTGATGTTGGCTGTTTGGATGGGAACACAAGCAGATGAAGCATTTCCTGAGGCTTGGAATTCGGATGCTGCAACTGTGAGTGGAGCAGATGGGCTTGCGAATATACGGTCTAAGGTGTACCTTTCTCCCAAGCTTTGGTATTTGAGGGTGAATATCATTGAAGCTCAAGATCTACAACCAACTGATAAAGGTCGGTATCCAGAGGTTTTTGTTAAGGCTATACTTGGAAATCAGGCATTGAGGACTAGAATATCACAGTCTAGAACTATCAATCCAATGTGGAATGAGGATTTGATGTTTGTAGCAGCTGAACCATTTGAAGAGCCTTTGATTTTAAGTGTGGAAGACCGAGTTGCGCCAAATAAGGATGAGGTCTTGGGACGGTGTGCGATTCCGCTGCAATATATAGATAGGAGATTGGACCATAGAGCTGTGAACACAAGATGGTTCAATCTTGAGAAAcatgttgttgttgttgaaggggagaagaagaaggagatcaagttttctagTAGGATTCATATGAGGATATGTTTGGAAGGTGGCTACCATGTTCTGGACGAATCAACACATTATAGTAGCGATCTTCGACCAACTGCGAAACAGCTCTGGAAGAACAGCATTGGAGTTTTAGAATTGGGGATTCTGAATGCTCAGGGGTTAATGCCAATGAAGACAAAAGACGGTCGTGGAACGACAGATGCATACTGTGTGGCTAAGTATGGGCAGAAGTGGATTCGAACGAGGACGATCATTGACAGCTTCATACCCAAGTGGAATGAGCAGTACACTTGGGAGGTTTTTGATCCCTGTACTGTTATTACAATTGGAGTTTTCGACAACTGTCATTTGCACGGTGGAGACAAGGGAGGAGGATCGAAAGATGCTCGGATAGGGAAGGTAAGAATTCGTCTTTCCACACTCGAGACAGATCGAGTGTATACTCATTCATATCCTCTGCTGGTTCTTCACCCAAATGGGGTGAAGAAAATGGGTGAGATTCATTTGGCTGTGAGGTTTACATGCTCTTCTTTGTTAAACATGCTGCATATGTACTCACATCCACTCCTTCCCAAAATGCACTATATTCATCCGTTAACGGTGAGCCAGCTCGATAGTCTTCGCCACCAGGCAACACAAATCGTCTCAATGAGGCTGAGCCGTGCCGAGCCACCACTGCGAAAAGAGGTCGTCGAGTATATGCTTGATGTGGGCTCCCACATGTGGAGCATGAGAAGAAGCAAGGCGAATTTCTTCAGAATCATGGGAGTTTTTAGTGGCCTGATTGCAGTTGGAAAATGGTTTGATCAGATTTGCAATTGGAGGAACCCCATTACAACTGTTCTTATACATATCTTGTTCATAATCCTTGTCATGTACCCAGAGCTCATTCTTCCCACAATTTTCCTCTATCTCTTCCTAATTGGAGTTTGGCATTATAGATGGAGGCCAAGGCACCCTCCTCACATGGACACCCGTCTCTCTCATGCCGATTCCTCTCACCCTGACGAACTTGATGAGGAGTTTGACACTTTTCCGACTTCTCGCCCTGCTGACATTGTGAGGATGAGGTACGATCGGTTGAGGAGCATTGCAGGGAGAATCCAAACTGTTGTCGGGGACCTAGCAACTCAAGGAGAAAGGCTGCAATCTCTACTCAGTTGGCGCGACCCAAGAGCGTCGGCATTGTTTGTTATCTTCTGCTTGGTTTCTGCCATAGTTCTGTATGTTACACCATTCCAAGTTGTGGCACTTCTTTCGGGGATTTACGTGCTTAGACATCCGAGGTTTCGGTACAAGCTCCCATCCGTGCCGCTCAACTTCTTCCGGAGGTTGCCGGCCAGAACAGACTGTATGCTATGA